The DNA segment ttacctattgTTTAATTCTTTTgtactttaatctgtttgaaatatttgttgtgtattgttttgtgtattgttatatagtatttaaatgttcagatttctttttgttataagaaagaAATGTTATTACACCTGATATTGTCACGTAACGGTTGTATATAAAATCATACGACGAGGAATAAATTGAAGGAACAAACTCATAACATAAACTCAGTAAATAACTACTTGCATATTGCTTACATAGACAAAGACGGACAGAGAATGGGAGATAACTCAGGGTTAAAGTAGACAGAGGAAACAAAGGGAGCTAATGAGTTAATTAACGAACGCCAGGTTAACTGAATACAACCATCAAAGGAACTAACTAGAAACCAGTTCACAGGGAAACACAATGAAACAGAACATACATGTTACAGATATAGTATGACAACACAttatttgcaacttatttcaatatcatgATAATCCTGCGATAAAATACTGTGATAAAATCTTAAGCAATTATCGTGACATgtaaatttgataccgtcacatgcctagaGCTGGCAAACATTTTTTGGGCATTGTACTGTTGGTGTGCCCACTACATGAATGCGGTTTCAAATGACTACTTAGCAAATTTGTTCAAAGCAGCTGTTTTTTGTGAGCTTGTAACAACACATCACATAATTTACTGTATTTACGAGAACAGTAGTTGAAGACAGCCCATTTAATACTAAGGATCCGAGAGAGGGTTGGAAAAAGATCAGGCAAAAATATATGATGTTTTCCCAAGTATATCTCAAAACACGACTTACTCAGAAATCAAGAAAAGAAGACAGTAGCCTATTAAAAGACATTTTCTCACGTTCACAGGCGATAACAGGACTCCACTCTCCATTATTCTGGCATGTGGATTCATACTCAACCTCAGCTGATTGAATCTGTGAAACAAAGAGTGACTTGCAATGATTAAAAACGTTTGACTCATAAGCTACTTTATAAAGTGCATGCAAACTGCTATCTAACTGCAAAAGCAAATTATCCAAATTTAAAGTAATTCAATTATATCTATTAATTAttcaattatatataatttttctaaataaataatttatttacaaatttctattaattatataattcatCTAACTTTAATCTGCAGCCCTTCAGTCTGGGCAGGTAAAACCAATCAGACTTACTGATTTTAATACATGTCCTTTGTCACACTTCACTTTAACTTTGTAGCCCGTGGGATATTCAGAATAAGAATGCTGTGAGATCAGACTAGATGATGGCGTCACAGGTCCAACACAATTCATCTCTGAGAGAaagtaaataaacaacaacGCAACATGTAAATAAACAATTCACAGCACTTTTCAATCAACAATATATATTAGTCGTCACATTTTCAGAGGCAGATTCTCATATTGTTACATTTTGTTCTACCAATCCTAAATATGCAGCATATCCCTGATTAGTTTTAAAGATGGGGGCACACACCTCTCACTCTGTAACTGAGGCTAAATCCTCGGTTTGCACCTTTGTGGTCTGTCCTGAAGATAATCTCAACATGTTGAGACCTTGTGACGAAGAACGAAGGGGGTTTCCTTCCGCAAAATGTCCTAACGTCACCAGAGAGAGGTTTTATCTAAGAGTAAAGAGTATATAAAGAGAGAAGTAGTCAATGAGGagaaatacaaagagaaagagacAATGTTCAAATTTTGTATAAAACATGTTGCATACAGTTAACGAGTCGGTACACTGTCCATTCTCTTTCATTTCCACATCAAACAAGCCTGTGAACGTCAGCTCAAACTGCAGACCTTCTTCTACAGCCAGAGTGTAAGAACACACAGAGTTTTCAGGGTACGGCTCGGGCCAGCCAGGTGACATCAGAACACCTTCTCGAGAGCCGTTGCGATCTTCACTGCAGCTAACtaacagacagaaagaaaacaaaacgtGTCACTATCTGCTATAGGGATTAAGTTTAAAGTAGGGGTGTCAACTGAATAAGAAATGaatcaaattatatatatgatatgctgactaattaaacaaataaatcacAACTAatcacatatataaatatttgtattttagcACATTAGGCTATAATGATAGACAAGTAAATTGTttaatagacattacaaaagttTTAGTCTTTCAGAGTTAAAAGTCAAGATGATACTTAAGAGATTCCTTCTGTATTGTGACACATATCCGAGTGAACTGGCTTGTTGAAATATAGGGCAGGGGATTAGTTTTATCTGTTGGTTTTTGATTGGATTTTGAGAAAACACCTCTTTACCATCTTCACGTACTACAATTTTATTTGGCCTTCAATGTTttaatcattcatcagctggaaaaaaaaaactgtctgaAAGGGATCTCTAAGATATTAGTCCTCTGTGTCATTGTGGGGTGTGGACTTCCCTATTCTATTAGAGAATTACAAGGATTATTAAAACTATATAGTTATAGTGTTTGGTGTAAACAGCCCTTTATTCTTGTTGCTATGCTGATTGTTTAGCACATATTTCAGTATTTTTCTTAATGGAAGTTTCTTAATGGAAGACGTAGTAGAAgacaaattataattttttaattatgctAAGTAGCCAAGTAATTTACAggataacaaaaataataatttattttgcaataatgactAGCTGACTGACATTATTCCTTTCATAATTAATTGTTAAATTGACAACCCCAGTAAAATTGCCTCAAAATCTTCAATTCAAAATCTCAATCGACCACATCCATTCATTACCATGGCAGGTGTGCTCATCAGGGTCAAGGACGTAACCTGGTCTGCAGAAACAGCGATAACCTCCAATGTAGTTATTGCAGAGTTGGGTGCACTCATTTTCAGGGTCCGTACACTCATCAACATCTAAAAGTCAGTGGGATttgatgttaaagcaatggctAAGATAACATTCTCAATGACCCACCATCTCATATCCATTCTGCCCTGCAGGCAGTGTATTTCTCATCATCTGTTACTCACCCTGAATGGCGTAAAAGCCTCGAAATCCAGTGTGTCTCTCAGGGTTCGAGTAGTCTGCAAGAAATGAAACAGAGAGACAACCACCACGGGAGGAGTGGAGGAAAGGGTTGATAGACGCCTGCAGTTCCTTCATGGACTTCCGTCCACACAGTTTGAAAAGAAGCTCCTCATCAGCAAATATCTGGACAAAAATTGTTGTCacttacaaaacaaaatataaatttatgcaaaatatacactgtagtacattttattttcccCCACAAACACTCCCTTTAACATAAAACTGCACTTCTAAGTGCACACAGATACAGCAtgtgttttgtaaaaaaaaaaaaaaaaaaaaaaaaaaacctctttcgAACACACACACCTTAAGGGAATCATCCTCACAATCAAGGCTTTCTTCCAGGTCCAAATGTATGAGAGTGAGTGTGATTCTGTGTCCAGTCGGAGCACACTCTTTCCAAGTCAGTCTGGAATTGGGGTCATACCCTCGTGGATGTCCAGGGGACTGCACCCATCCAGTCAACGGCACTGACCCACACACGGGAAGAAGAAGGACAATAACACTAGATAGGaaaagtcagaaataaacaaattcaTAATGGAGAATGAGGGAGAAAATAGTAGGGTAGAAATGAATAAAGCAGAAAAGACAAGGATAGACATAAAGAACAAATTCAGAGGTAGAATGCaatgatgatagatagatagatagatagatagatagatagatagatagatagatagatagatagatagatagatagatagatagatagatagatagatagatagtggaAAAATGATTACATGTAGAGAAATACATACATACCAGAAAACAATCATGATGGgaagtgttaaaaaaaactcGCTCTCTCGTTTCACTTTCATGTTCTATGTGCATCATCATGTCCCAGCCCCCTTTTCCCTTAAAAACAGTCAACATACTTGAGTGTATGAGTGTTTCTCAACATCTGCCAGTGGGCGTTCACCCTGGACTGACATGAACTGTAGCGGAGATGTAGTGGCTGTGCCAGACAGAACACTGTCTACAAGAACATACAAGCCTCATTAACATTACACAactaaaaaaagaacatttcttagttcatttaaagtttcAAACTTATGCAGTTATTCGAATATTTAAGATTATTATGTACAGTGGCCCAAAAAACGTATACGgacacttaaaaatatatcaatcCAGGTAAACAAACTGAAGGGCTTGTCCCTTAAAAAAAATAGCCTCTACACCAGGCTTTAGTTTATGTCACAGCCATGAAAGATGAGCTATTTGCTAATCTTCACTACCATTTATATACTGAAGAATACTGTCAagcaataaaatattgattttttttaacccaatCCTTATGCATTCATATtctataaaaatgcatttatttttcctaATGTGTATTTTAGTGTTACTTGAGTTCACAAAATTATTCTCAATGTAAAAGTCAACATCATTACtaatataaacaatatttcaGTTAACTTAGAACTCGTGCTTGTGCGCAgtttacaacagagacacgcaGCCAGAAAGAAATGGGCTACAGTCCAATGCTAAAATCCGTGCATGCACTTTGACCTGAGAGTAAGTATGCCCTCTGGTGTCAGAAATGAGAAAGACAGGAAAGTGAGGGGAAGAGAGAGAACAGATAAATGGGAaagtgagagagagggagagaggaggGCGGTTATAGATGGGAAAGAGATAGATGGGGGCACGGAGGAAGAAGAGGTTATCTGCACTGtattgtttgtatgttttccACCAACCATTTACAGTAACACCCACACAAAAAAGGTCAAAAGGTGTCATTAAACATGTTAATTGAATTCTGATATGTCCTTTAACAGGAGTGTAGTGTACTACTATACTATGTGAAATGTTAAATAGTGATGTTTAGAGCtgattagttatttttgtttttacgaCGTGCAGTTTTTAAAATTGTGTAGATGTGCTTAAGGGTTACACTTGACCTTTCTTCCATAACAGTACATTTAACAACTACATTACATGACTAATGCTAATATGCTCCACAAGGTATGCTAAATTACCAATTACTCAGTCTCACATATTATAATACCTTCAAATGAGCTAAGCAAGCTTTATAAAACACCAATCAAAGTAAGTAAAACAGAAAGAGTTACTAGCTTtattaaacacaaaaacaaggAAGTAAAATGGTTTGCTACAGAGAGAAGTCTCTAGTGCAAGCCTCGAATCCCacttctgttgttgttgttgttgttgctgtagagatcctcaatttaaaaaaaaaaaaaaaatcttttcttttgaCAGCTATTagttttatgtttatttgtttttcatttttttcatttcattgtttGGTTTTTGCATATAATTGTACTCTAATCGtgggtaaaaaaattataatgttaAAATCAGCATAAAACGGAtgttgcaatagtcttttcttccctattgtggtGTATATCTAAATGAAACAGCTTcttgaacaataaaaaatatatttataataaatactccAATATTCCactaaaaaacaagaattgtttattttgttcatgGTGACTAACATATTTGAAAGTAAAAATTGTCTGTATGCTAttttacacattcatcttttttCACAGAAATGGCtttgtatattaaaacatatatcTATAAAAATCTATTGTTTTAGGAAGGGGTCCCTCACAAGGATATTTTGGGGTCCACAGCATCAAAAAGTTTAAAATCCATGATCTACAGTATGCAGTATACCTCAGATAACACCATATAACCATTCAAATAAAGtgtatctttatatatatatatatatatatatatatatatatatatatatatatatatatatatatatcatgtgAGGAAAGACCTTTTTCCATTAACTACTAGAGTAAAATAATAGATATTGGTATTTAGAGGGTCCTCTGTGCAACAGCATGATAGCACTCACATGAAAGAGTACAGTAATGATATGAAACTACACTGTGAACAGTTCTGACCAAATGAGGAAAAGAGTaggataacacacacacatacacacacacatagtgtCTTCCACAAAAGTATCTGTGGGTTTTTCAATCAGACCTCTTTTTTGTTCTTCTGACATTTAGATCACACATATGTGTGATTTCGTTCAGAGCAGTTAGcagacacatgcacacacacacacacacacacacatatacatatatatatatatatatatatatatatatatatatatatatatatatataaataggcAGGTATGTTTGCTAAAACATACCTGCCTCACTCAGAAAGAATGAAATGTTGTCTGAaatgtta comes from the Megalobrama amblycephala isolate DHTTF-2021 unplaced genomic scaffold, ASM1881202v1 scaffold519, whole genome shotgun sequence genome and includes:
- the LOC125261883 gene encoding mannan-binding lectin serine protease 2-like, with translation MKVKRESEFFLTLPIMIVFCVIVLLLPVCGSVPLTGWVQSPGHPRGYDPNSRLTWKECAPTGHRITLTLIHLDLEESLDCEDDSLKIFADEELLFKLCGRKSMKELQASINPFLHSSRGGCLSVSFLADYSNPERHTGFRGFYAIQDVDECTDPENECTQLCNNYIGGYRCFCRPGYVLDPDEHTCHVSCSEDRNGSREGVLMSPGWPEPYPENSVCSYTLAVEEGLQFELTFTGLFDVEMKENGQCTDSLTIKPLSGDVRTFCGRKPPSFFVTRSQHVEIIFRTDHKGANRGFSLSYRVREMNCVGPVTPSSSLISQHSYSEYPTGYKVKVKCDKGHVLKSIQSAEVEYESTCQNNGEWSPVIACEPVDCGIPELHELMELSDKDPPTTYKKQISFKCNSQYYQLDKTGHFTCNAEGYWESESGQKLTEDSPKCEPVCGMNTEVSSGGRVFGGKQARLGQIPWQLLHKTHTRGGASLISDYWALTAAHVVDGYEQSTLNWLGGIIDGLDKNAVTMETEKIIIHPNYTRVGKGKEQKNFDSDIALIKMSARVPLGPNIRPVCLPKKTHEPVMEGTVSGFGGFERGSKSKILRYGHIQEYPLDECDPVKLPVTDNMFCAGDDVKSIDSCKGDSGGPLFSPVLGSGSPDQPYRLIGIVSWGPPGCGNASFKAYYTKVKNYLDWIKETMEKN